aaaaaaaatgtaaaagtaaaagtaaaaaaaaagtgaaaaatcccctcccccaataaaaaagtaaaacgtctgttttttcctattttacccccaaaaagcgtccaaatttttttttatagacatatttggtatcgccgcgtgcgtaaatgtccgaactattaaaataaaatgttaatgatcccgtacggttaacggcgtgaacgaaaaaaaaaaaagtccaaaattcctacttttttaatacattttatttaaaaaaaaattataaaaaatgtattaaaagttttttatatgcaaatgtggtatcaaaaaaaaagtacagatcatggcgcaaaaaatgagcccccataccgccgcttatacggaaaaataaaaaagttataggtcatcaaaataaagggattataaacgtactaatttggttaaaaagtttgtgatttttttaaagcgcaacaataagataaaagtatgtaataatgggtatcattttaatcgtattgaccctcagaataaagaacacatcatttttaccataaattgtacggcgtgaaaacgaaaccttccaaaattagcaaaattacgtttttcgttttaatttccccacaaaaatagtgttttttggttgcgccatacattttatgatataatgagtgatgtcattacaaaggacaactggtcgcgcaaaaaacaagccctcatactagtctgtggatgaaaatataaaagagttatgatttttagaaggcgagaaggaaaaaatgaaaacgtaaaaatttaattgtctgagtccttaaggccaaaatgggctgagtccttaaggggttaagggaattgTTTCCTATATTCAGTACTTTATACTAAAATATCTCATAACAAAATCTATATAATTGTCATCTTTGTCCACTCTCCCTGTACtttttgtatatgttttatttccTCTATTTATCATGTCCCAGGCCGCCTTTTTTGTGAGTAGCTCCAGTTTTCGTAGGTTTTCCATTAGAACACAGTTACAGTCAGTGACTCCAGCTTAGCTGCATTGTCTGTGTCTGAAATCTGCTTACTGCTTCATTTGCTTTCTGCTCCATTGTCCCTCATACTTTACAGCGCAGTTCTGCTCCATTAGTGCAGAGCTGTGGTTAGTGACGTCAAGCTGCTTTATCTGTAagacaatggggggtatttatcaattttgcctgttgaccgtttctttttaccctttttttttcactttggttttcgtggacatgcaccaaatttatcatttggtgcaagttgttagtaattttggctcaaatgttgaaatcagctgttcacagcgccttttacacagaacttaccaccacagaggatgcgtattttaccctgtagagaagccatttcggagtccctcctgcagtatatcagcaagtgacatgagttattttcttttgtggggtttatagccaccatgtgaaatggattttaatttcaacttgggtagttttttttttgttactttagtgcagtggtctccaacctgcggacctccagatgttgcaaaactacaattcccagcatgcccggacagccgttggcatgctgggagttgtagttttgcaacatctggaggtccacaggttggagaccactgctttagtgcttaccattcctgaacctgtgtggccatgtccaatgctggctcaacggagggtgaaggtccctcagagacaactatgtcgcaggatagtattgagcagccccggaggTGTCGctgatttcacaaaaaaattgtataatGTATTTTgaagcctttacattttctgacattgctaagtgtgttttccttgtgcaaaatttcttgccggggatttgcgccaaaattgcgccaaagatcgattggcgcaaatgattaattactgactaaagttaaaaacacacacaggaccgtgggattttgagaaagttgtaaaaatgacagtggagaagatgcgccaaactttggcgcaaaaagacactgccccaaagtattgcgccaaagttacgttaaaaaaaacacataaatcctttgataaataccccccctatGTGCTCACTGTTGTTGGGCTGTTGGGCAGATTTAAAACTCTGTCTCTGTTTTACAtctcaataaatgtaaaaaattcagtttttttttactattgaaaTCCATGGAATTCAATGGTAGAACGTCTGTTCACATTAATTTTACATCCAAATATAAATATAACAGAGGTAAGTGCAATGTACTTCTTTTGAgccatttacatttaaaaaaaaaaagtcacatatttgTGAATGTTTTTGAGATGTAAACAAAAATATCTGCTCTGCATTTAGCCTCATAGCTTTTGCTGTAGTCTAACAAATAAATCTAAAAAGCTTGCTTTATAAAATTAAAGCTCAAAAATGATTGAAAAAAAGTGGCCTGCTTATTTGATATATGTTCTTACCTTTAAACTGATGTgtttttaaagagaatctgacaccctgttcaccCGCCCTAAActtaatatactgggttatagtgcaggtgaacagctttacaaaaagtCCTCACTTGAATATCTGCTGTATTTGCAGTGTTATGGCaagttaaagcggtattccaggccaaaactgttttttatatatcaactggctctggaaagttaaacagatttgtaaatgacttctattaaaaaatcttaatccttccaatagttattagcttctgaagttgagttgctgatttctgtctaactgctttctgatgactcacgtcccgggagctgtgcagttcctatggggatattctcccatcatgcacagctcctgggacgtgacatcatcattgagcagttagacagaaaacttcagaagctaataactattggaaggattaagattttttaatagaagtaatttacaaatctgtttaactttccggagccagttgatatataaaaaaaagtttttacctggaatacccctttaaaggggtactccggtgaaaaccttttttcttttaaatcaactggtggcagaaagttaaacatatttgtaaattacttctattaaaaaaatcttaatccttcctgtacttattagctgctgaatactacagaggaaattcttttctttttggaatgctctctgatgacatcacgagcacagttctctctgctgacattattataataataagaacgcttaatttattgttgtccttagtgggatttgaacccaagtccacagcactgcaaggcagcagttctaaccactgagccaccatgctgcccttagcatacatctgctatgcacggttgctaaaatggaccgagatatcagcagagagcactgtgctcgtgatgtcatcagtgttccaaaaagaaaagaatttcctctgtagcattcagcagctaataagtactggaaggattaagattttttaatagaagtaatatacaaatatgtttaactttctgccaccagttgatttaaaagaaaaaaggttttcaccggagtacccctttaatctttcagCTGCATTGAGCAGCTCTGCGCAATGGAGATGGGAGCTGGCTGGCCGCACTCTCCCGACTCCTCCATATTTTCAACCCAACCCACCCCTGTCATGAATATACTAATGGACAAAAGATTGTTAGTAaacaaaagatctttcaggaaagAATATTCTCATAACATTCCCAGACTATTCCCAGAACGATCATTTGTCCTTCACCCATTGTCCTTGATCACGTATGGCCAGTTGAGCCACTTAAATGACTAATATGGACTAAAATATGTACGGCTGCATCTGTGAAGTGGTTGTTTATCGGACAATCATTTCTTCAACCATCAACCTACTTTTATGTAAAGTGTTAGTCTTACTGGAGACTCCAACGTCTCTATTATAAGGCTTTTCTGTGCAGCTTTTTCATGTTGGATGACTGTTCCGGTGATGTAACGTGTCTCCGATGCAGGAACTTGTGGGCCTAGTGTTGGCGGATTGTGAAGACCTGCGTCATTCTACCAAGACTGCAGTTCTGGAGGTCGGTTGTGGGTCAGGAGCTGTGTCCTTAGCATTACTCCGGAGGATCCCTCAGGTAGCAAGAGTCTGTCTTAGCTTATTATAATTCTTTAAAATGGGGTCCTACTGTAAGTCCTATTCTGACATGCACTGCAGTTATATAGTAACAATGATGGTTGTGGACACTTTATGAaccaagggtatgttcacacgtgcaaattttgctgcaaattttctgcagcggattttTCTACTGGTATCAAAAACCACTgtgcaaaatatgcatgtgtgacatCAGGGCTGGCCACTGGACCCAGGAGGCACCTTCACAGGGGTGGCAATATGCCGCCATGAGAAGATTTTAAGCTCTAAAGGACTAAAACAGGTCTTGGTTGGGCAGTCACTGAGGAGCAGAGATCCCCACACACATAttaccaggacctgctctgtatctgtgGAGAGCTGGAGGTGAAGGACCTGGGGTGaggtcacaatcatgtgaccagtgcaTGTGAGGGGAGCAGAGGTCAGCAGGAGAGAGGTTGTGGTgactgaaggacctgtgaggaggaacatgtgacaggagtgggcggggcTCAACAAGATTGGAATGAttctggctgaaggacctgtgaggagCAGCCAGGAGAGAAGAGAACATGTGAGGGGCCTGGTGAGGGTTTCATATAGTGCTctgctatatacaatatatacccatgtacagggtaagtaatgtaacaGTTTAGTGACCCCATCAGCAGTCActagtgaggtcactgtatacatacattacatatcctgtactgatgctgcgttatatcctgtattatactccagagctgtactcactattctgctggtgaggtcactgtgtacatacattacattacttatcctgtactgatcctgagttatatcctgtattatactccagagctgtactcactattctgctggttaggtcactgtgtacatacattacattacttatcctgtactgatcctgagttatatcctgtattatactccagagctgtactcactattctgctggttaggtcactgtgtacatacattacattacttatcctgtactgatcctgagttatatcctgtattatactccagagctgtactcactattctgctggttaggtcactgtgtacatacattacattacttatcctgtactgatcctgagttatatcctgtattatactccagagctgtactcactattctgctggtgaggtcactgtgtacatacattacattacttatcctgtactgatcctgagttatttcctgtattattctccagagctgcactcactattctgctggtgaagtcactgtgtacatacattacattacttatcctgtactgatcctgagttatttcctgtattattctccagagctgcactcactattctgctgttggggtaactgtgtacatacatttcacTCTCTCAGCAAGCCACCAGGCCCTTTAAAACCTGCACAATGGGTGGCTGGGTAGCAGATGTGTGCACCTCACGCAAGCATGTCTGCTAAAAGCAGGAAGACGTCAGTGAGGAGAGGGGAACGCGGAGAACACTTCTCAGCCTTTTTCATCCTCTGCAGTGAACATAACAGACTCCATTTCTGGTCCTTTATGCTGGCTGCCTGTTAGTTACTAACATTAAATGTACTGGGAGGGATGTCAGTGAGCACTGTCAGGGGGCGACAGTGAATAAcgtacgtgtaaaaaaaaaaaaataccataagtCCAGAATTGCAAATTATACCATAAACATTAATGAAAAGTCTCAGCATTTCACtcctggacccaggcagcacaatgactTAGGCCGGTCCTGGTCAACATTCCCTATATAAGTATTCTCTGTGATTAATGGGTCTGGGGTAAGTAGCCTCCATACAGTGTATTTACATGTGACCTCCTGGTTTCTGTTCTTTAGTTGCATGTTATCGCTGTGGATAAATCAGAAGCGGCTGTGAATCTGACCCAGGATAATGCCAAGAGGTGAGTTCCTGAAATAGGGTAAGAAAGCCACATACCACTGTGGTCCTGACTCTGTTTCTCTTTCTACCAGGCTGGGACTGCATCATAGAATTCACATTCTCCAGCACAACATATTGACAGGTGAGATGTGGACGTGTCACTCAGAACGTTTATTGCTGTACAGTTTCCCTTGTCTGTTACTATTAACTGTGCAAATATCCAGTCAGGGAAACATTACCATGGATGAACTctgatacatatatttttattgtaaatTAGATTATTTTATGATACAATGATCGGCATTGTATGgcttcccagcatgctgagaggtgTAGGTTCACAAACACTTGAGAATCACATGTCACAGACCATTGCAGTAATGGAAAAATGTCAGTGACAAGGAAGGGAACTTTTGTATCTTTGGCATTTTACTAACCTCCCCCTCTCACAACACAGATCCAATAGAGCGACTCCAAGACCTGGGACCTGTATCTGCAATGGTCAGTAATCCTCCTTATATACTCACCGAGGATATGACTCAGCTGGAACCAGAGATCCTTAGGTAAGTTCTTTACTTAGTTTTCCTTCTCTTCAGCACAATGGCTGTTTTGGTGGGATTAGCCGGCCATGTAATGTTTATGGGGCATCTGGAAGTTCTCCCAACATTTGATATTGAGAGAGAAGGAGAAAGCATGTTGAGTTTTACTTGCCCGAACCTATGTGCGTGGCTTCATTTTCACATCTTTCCATATGCCCTTTTAGGTTATAGAGATAACATGTTTCTTTTTGATGAACTATAACTATTGCCACTCATTATGTTGTGTAATATGGTGTAGCACATTTACGCATTCATTCCTAGATACGAAGATCACTCAGCATTAGACGGAGGTCTTGATGGCATGGATGTGATGAAGGGGATCCTGCGGCTTGCACCACTCCTGCTTAAGGCCCGAGGGTAGGGTAACCTTAGTCACCACTGTAGTTCATGGGGTGTTAGTGCTATGGCCTAAAAtgaatatcacagtattttttttaattatctcggtatcacggtattaccgtGAGCACGATCACTACCATCACTGCTagcagggtccctgtgcccactagcggtgtcacaagaatgctgagtgcgagcgtgatcgctaccatcaccgctagcgggtcCCTGTgaccactagcggtgtcacaagaatgccgagcgcgagcgcggctctgttccccgtccctgtcagctctcagggtaagggaacagatttaaaagccttgtgcgcagctaacgtagtactgcgcaggcgcagcactacgcaaatagcgtagggctaacgtaggcagcgctaggagcctagcattagccctacgctatttgcgtagtactgcgcaggcttTTAAATTTGTTCccttaccctgagagctgacagggactggGAACACAGCCGCGCTTGctctcggcattcttgtgacaccgctagtgggcacatggatcccgctagcggtAGTGATTGATCGTGCTCGCAgggacactggctgacaggcgTAGTTGGGAGACACAgaagcacaccgggacaagtgaTGGTGCCGCGCTGGGCTCTAAaattcatccggagggtgggggaggggcctgaccggtatagcggtaggtgcaaaaatccataccgtgggagaaaaagaaaacgatatccggttcataccggtataccgcccagcactatgggGTGTATTAGTCCAGGTCTCTAATGTCATATGGTGCTTTAATTTCCAGGGATATCTTTCTGGAGGTAGAACCTCGGCATCCTGAGATGGTGAAAAAATGGCTTGAAAACCATTCAGAGGGGAAACTGCAGCTTCTGAATATTGTTAAGGATTTCTGCAGCAAGTAGGTGTCTTAAATTTCGATATTCTTATAAACGATGCAGATTCTGGGAGCACTCAGCAGTGGAAATTTGTGTCACATGCCAACAGTCCTCCACACTTAAAAACCACTGTATTAAATATTAGTGCAAAAAATACTTCATATTGATGTTTGGTATGCCAAGGTAGATCTAATATAGGAAGCTGGAATAGAAGATGGCAAAAATGACAAGACACTGAAATACATTAGTACTGAATTCTTTGTACAGTCTAATTAGTTAATTGTTCCCTCCAGCACTGAAGTCAAAAAAGATATGCAGGAACCAAGATTGGCCTGAATCTAGATATCCCATATCTTTTGCATACTCTTTAAAAACCTTACTTTATATGGAAACACCATTACATATTTTTCATAGATcatatttttttctctctaaaATGGGAATATTCACAGTAAATGTGTGTTTCCAAATGTTGTAAGCCTGGTGCGGACATTGCCCACTGACTGTGGCATTCTACAGTTATAAAAACCTTTTGGAGACGGTGGAAAGCTATGCAAAATCgcctttacagtggtccctcaagttacaatattaattggttccaggacggccattgtatgttgaaaccattgtatgttgagaccataactctatggaaacctggtaattggttctgaagccaccaaaatgtcatccaaaattaggaaaaagtgagaattaaagaaaaataagtagataactaatatagataaagcaaatccttatatatacaagtaataaagatctgctgggagctgtaatcactgtctatgtcagtgtttcccaaccaaggagcttccagctgttgcaaaactacaactcccagcatgcccggacagcccttggctgtccgggcatcctgggagttgtagttttgcaacagctgggggcaccctgcttgggaaaacactggtctaggaagaggacaggatcttcttcagggtcttgtacagtacacaaagtgtcccaaaaagtaacatggagcagccctcacctggtgtccaaaggagcagctaaccctgggacaggtaaagtgtacagaacatgtaatacctccctgtactgtagggggcactaccagacaccagtcacttcatacacttcagtaatacaggggttttaccagtgaatgcccattctcaatggtcagttcctccagttgtgacatgtttcacagatctgaactgtctgtagcattgtatgttgagtctggtttcaacttacaatggtccagaatagaccattgtatgttgaaactattgtatgttcaggccattataagttgagggatcactgtagttacCTTTGACATTTGTCTCCTTGGATGGGTCAATCCTAAAACCTATAACTGTGGGGAGCTAAGAAAATATTGCATTCAATTTCTGTGGCCGCCCGTAAATCCATATTCCAGACGTAATAGGTCCCTTGTCTTGTACATATGTGTCATCCTCAGGCCTCGGTTTATCCATCTACGGAGTTGCagctgaaggttttttttttgtgaactcTCTGAACTGCCTGCACTGACACTGTGGATGCCAAGACAAGTCACATGGATAGGTACTAATTCCCTTCTTACTTTTGAAGAGAGCAGCTGATGGAACTGAGATACACAGGTTCAGTGAGGACGTTCTACTGAGCGTGAGTCATTGGAGGTGCATTATAGAACAATGTGAAATATTATATCCAGAACGTCAAAGTAGAACATGTGACCCATATATAGAAAAAGTCTTCTGTACATTAATACACAGCACCCTCATAGGTTCCCTACTCCCAGGAAAAGACTTCCCTACCATAAATCAGAGATACAGCATTGTCACTAG
The sequence above is a segment of the Hyla sarda isolate aHylSar1 chromosome 6, aHylSar1.hap1, whole genome shotgun sequence genome. Coding sequences within it:
- the HEMK1 gene encoding MTRF1L release factor glutamine methyltransferase isoform X4, yielding MHLLLQQLFAKVIHTQVPCRRIATRRITPNKLASYWEKVFREHAIPEPLESSQILVAHALGAKNFHSLGSCAARSPLSVDQLALVEKMAQERLKRVPVQYIIGEWDFLDMTLEMRPPVLIPRPETEELVGLVLADCEDLRHSTKTAVLEVGCGSGAVSLALLRRIPQLHVIAVDKSEAAVNLTQDNAKRLGLHHRIHILQHNILTDPIERLQDLGPVSAMVSNPPYILTEDMTQLEPEILRYEDHSALDGGLDGMDVMKGILRLAPLLLKARGDIFLEVEPRHPEMVKKWLENHSEGKLQLLNIVKDFCSKPRFIHLRSCS
- the HEMK1 gene encoding MTRF1L release factor glutamine methyltransferase isoform X3, which gives rise to MAHQTQWVMHLLLQQLFAKVIHTQVPCRRIATRRITPNKLASYWEKVFREHAIPEPLESSQILVAHALGAKNFHSLGSCAARSPLSVDQLALVEKMAQERLKRVPVQYIIGEWDFLDMTLEMRPPVLIPRPETEELVGLVLADCEDLRHSTKTAVLEVGCGSGAVSLALLRRIPQLHVIAVDKSEAAVNLTQDNAKRLGLHHRIHILQHNILTDPIERLQDLGPVSAMVSNPPYILTEDMTQLEPEILRYEDHSALDGGLDGMDVMKGILRLAPLLLKARGDIFLEVEPRHPEMVKKWLENHSEGKLQLLNIVKDFCSKPRFIHLRSCS
- the HEMK1 gene encoding MTRF1L release factor glutamine methyltransferase isoform X1 encodes the protein MNLHIIPKICNHQVFACDLLLQVMHLLLQQLFAKVIHTQVPCRRIATRRITPNKLASYWEKVFREHAIPEPLESSQILVAHALGAKNFHSLGSCAARSPLSVDQLALVEKMAQERLKRVPVQYIIGEWDFLDMTLEMRPPVLIPRPETEELVGLVLADCEDLRHSTKTAVLEVGCGSGAVSLALLRRIPQLHVIAVDKSEAAVNLTQDNAKRLGLHHRIHILQHNILTDPIERLQDLGPVSAMVSNPPYILTEDMTQLEPEILRYEDHSALDGGLDGMDVMKGILRLAPLLLKARGDIFLEVEPRHPEMVKKWLENHSEGKLQLLNIVKDFCSKPRFIHLRSCS
- the HEMK1 gene encoding MTRF1L release factor glutamine methyltransferase isoform X2: MNLHIIPKICNHQVMHLLLQQLFAKVIHTQVPCRRIATRRITPNKLASYWEKVFREHAIPEPLESSQILVAHALGAKNFHSLGSCAARSPLSVDQLALVEKMAQERLKRVPVQYIIGEWDFLDMTLEMRPPVLIPRPETEELVGLVLADCEDLRHSTKTAVLEVGCGSGAVSLALLRRIPQLHVIAVDKSEAAVNLTQDNAKRLGLHHRIHILQHNILTDPIERLQDLGPVSAMVSNPPYILTEDMTQLEPEILRYEDHSALDGGLDGMDVMKGILRLAPLLLKARGDIFLEVEPRHPEMVKKWLENHSEGKLQLLNIVKDFCSKPRFIHLRSCS